AAAGTGTTTACCTATTACCATCAACTAGGGGTAATGGTCTTAACCAATACCATTATTGCACCGGGCTTCAGGAAAATCTGTCAAATTTTAGCGGCTAACCAGTGATTGGTTTAATGGTTTGAAGTATTTTTATTCCAAGTGAAGACCATTAACGTCCAATTTTAATTTATTAAAACCTGAATCAAGACAGTAATATCGCTTCTAAATCATCAGAATATTAGGGGTATATATACCTGTCGCTATTTGCACACCAATTCAATATTTAATTAACCATCTAGGACTAATTAATTTTGCAGTTGTATATCCTGATATTTCAGGATTAGAAACAGTTGCAAAAGACACATTTGCCCACATTTGACACTTGGTAGCAACTGATAAAAATTATGTCGGAAAATTTCAGTCAAGAGAAAGCTTTTGAATGCTATGACATGCACGAGAGCAAGTTCTTAACACCTTTCCAACGGAAGGCACTGCTGAAAAACCTGCAAGCTAATTTACAACCAGAATATCGTCGGCGGATTGAAATTATGTTACTTGCTGATAAAGGTAAATCTCAAAGCCAAATCTGTGAAATCTTAAGTTGTTCTCAGGAAATGGCACGATACTGGATTGGTTTAGCAGAGGCAGGTTTAGCACATAAATGGAATGAGCGACCGATAGGTAGACCAAAAACTGTTAACGATCAATATATTGAACGCTTGAAAGAATTGGTAAGTAATAGTCCGCGTGAATATGGTTACGCATTTAGCTGCTGGACAGCACAATGGTTAAGTAAACATTTAGCAAATGAATTTGGCATTGCAATTACCGATCGCCATGTTAATCGGCTGCTAAAAAAAATGGGACTTTCTACTAAGCGCAAAAAATCTTGTCCACAAGAAACTGATAAAAATAAAGATACTAGTATTACAATCTGCGACTTGCAATCTAACTCTGAACCTAGTTTGCATTGGTCATTTAATCTAATTCAGACCAATAACTAATACTGTTTTGGAGGTTAGAAAATGCCATCAGCGTTTTCCCAGCAATATTTAGCTGAACAAATTACCCAAGTCTTGGGTAATTCGCTGTCAAAGGAAGAACTTGATACGTGTCTTGAAGGGCTGAAGATTGTCGAACCACAAGTAGCAAAGCAGTTTTGGCAAGCAACTACAACTAACACAGGAATTTATATTGTCCTGAGTGGTAAAGTCAGGCTGCTGGATAGCTCTAATAATTTAATTACCACTCTCTTTTCTGGATCGTCATTTGGCGAGTTAACTTTATTTCCAGAAAAGGAATTTAGTCCTTATGTGGCTAGAGCTTCGGCAAACTTAAAGCTTTGCTATATCAATCAAGAGACTTTACAAGAGGTAATTCGGACATCGCTTAGTGTCCGCGATCGCCTTTTAAGACGCGCAGAGGTCTGGGATTTGCTGCTGTTATGTTGTTACAACTCCTTAATTGGGCATAATGGCTCCGTTGAGGAGACCTTTAAAGCGCTATCTCTATTTGAGCGACACAATCTAGAAAGTGGTTCTTTGAGTGCCAATCTCACTAAAGATATCAAGCTTTGGTTGCTGTATCGGGGCGAACTGCTGGATTCTCATGGGCAAAGATTGACACCTGGAAACATCCACGTGAATCCCAAAGACGGAAGTTTGCAGGTAGCGCAATCAGCGATCGCTTACAGTTTGAGTAATGCGGATTGGCAAACAGCTCTACAACACTGGCCGCAATTAGCAGAGTTGATAGATTCCCAAGAGCCTCAAACTGTCCTGGAGAGTGAAGATTTCGGTCTGGGGACTAGGAAAAACTCTTCCCAATCCCCAATCCCCATTACCCCTTATCCCCAGAGGGGACACCACCTTCCCCAATCCCCAATTCCCAACATTGAGCCAAAACAAAAGCAAAGGAAACAACGACCGTACTTTCCTAGCCCAAAAGTAAAGGCTGGGCATTGGTTGGGACGCTTGACTAAACGGTATCCGTTTTTTGAACAACAAAGCGCCTCTGACTGTGGAGCATCTTGCCTGGTGATGATTAGTCGCTATTGGGGTAAACGCTTTAATGTCAACCGCATCCGAGATTTAACTAACGTCAGTCGCAGTGGAGCATCAATGCGGGGTTTGACAGCCGCAGCAGAAAGTATCGGCTTTTCTACCCGTCCGGTGAAAGCTAGCTTCGATAAACTAGCCCAACAACCCCTACCTGCGATCGCTCACTGGGAAGGTAAGCACTATGTTGTTGTCTATGAAGTCAATAAAAAACGGGTGATTATTGGCGACCCCGCCATCGGTCAACGTACCCTTACCGCTAGCGAATTTAAAGCCGGTTGGACTGGTTATGCCCTGTTATTGCAACCCACAGACTTACTCAAAGAAACCCAAGAAGCGACTACAGCATTTTGGCAGTTTTTTGATTTAGTTAAACCTCACTCGCAAGTACTGTTAGAAGTGTTTCTCGCTTCGGTGTTGATTCAGGTGTTTGGACTAGTTACACCTCTATTTACCCAGCTACTGTTAGACCGAGTAATTGTACAGGGTAGTACTTTAACTTTAAATGCCGTTGGTTTAGGCTTACTAATTTTTGGTTTTTTCCGCGTTGCTCTGAATGGACTGCGGCAATATCTACTAGATCACACAGCCAATCGTCTGTCACTAACACTGCTGGTAGGTTTTATTAAGCATACCTTTCGCTTGCCCCTAGCTTTTTTTGAGTCGCGGTACGTTGGCGATATTGTCTCTCGCGTCCAAGAAAATCAAAAAATTCAGCGCTTCTTAACTGGAGAAGCACTATCTATTGGTTTGGATTTGATGACAGTATTTGTCTATCTGGCATTGATGTTTTGGTATAGCTGGCAAATGGCATTGTTCAGTTTAGCGATCGTCCCGCCTTTTGTATTCTTGGCGCTGGTCGCTACACCTTTTTTGCGCCGCATTAGCCGCGAAGTTTTTAATGCTTCAGCTAAAGAAAACAGTTATTTGATTCAATCTCTCACGGGTATTCGCTCAGTTCGCTCAATGGCAATTGAGCAAACAGTCCGGTGGCATTGGGAAGAACTGCTGAATAATGTCATTAAAAAGACCTTTAGCGGTCAGGTAATTAGTAACCAACTACAAATTTTTAGTTCTAGTATCGAATCACTAGTTACTACAGGATTACTTTGGTTTGGTGCATGGCAGGTAATTCAAAATCAACTGACTATTGGACAATTAATTGCCTTCAATATGTTATTAGGTAACGTAATTCGACCTTTCCAAAGACTCGTTGTCCTGTGGAATCAGTTGCAAGAGGTGATCATTTCCACTGAGCGAATTAATGATGTTTTAGAAGCAGAGCCAGAAGAAGATTTACAATTTCAACCCCGTCAGAGTTTAAGTAGTTTGCGCGGTCATATTGTATTTGAAAATGTGACTTTTCGTTATCATCCAGAAAGTGAGATTAACGTGTTAGAAAACCTCAGTTTTGAAATCAAACCTGAGCAAACTATAGCGGTTGTAGGGCGTAGTGGTTCTGGAAAAACAACCCTCTCCAAACTGATTTTAGGGCTATATCTGCCGACGGATGGCAAAATTTTGATTGATGGTCAAGATGTGACTAATATTTCTCTGCGATCGCTCCGCTCCCAAATTGGCGTTGTAGACCAAGATACCTTTTTGTTTGGCGGTACGATTCAGGAGAATATCAGTATTGCTCATCCAGAAGTTTCGCAAGAAGAAATTATTGAAGCGGCGCGGCTAGCAGGAGCAGATGAGTTTATTAAGCTAATGCCAATGGGCTACGAAACCCAAATTGGTGAAGGTGGGGGTATGTTATCCGGTGGACAACGCCAACGCCTAGCGATCGCTCGTGCTTTGTTAGGAAACCCCTGCTTCTTGATATTCGATGAAGCAACCAGTCACTTAGACGCTGAATCTGAGCGGATTATTCAGCACAACCTGACAAAAATTCTTCAAGGACGCACAAGTTTAATTATTGCTCATCGTCTCTCTACAGTGCGTAATGCTGACTTAATTTTGGTTTTAGATCGGGGCATTTTGGTCGAAAGCGGCACTCACGAGCAATTAATCGCTAAAAAAGGACATTATTTTTATCTCAATCAGCAACAACTAGCGCAAACAGGTTGAAAGAGACTCAGAAATAGGGGATGAAGGAAATTAGATATTCGTTCATCCACCTTTGAACTGGATTCATCCACATCAGATACTCGTTCATCCACCTTTGAACTGGATTCATCCACATCAAATACTCGTTCATCCACCTTTGAACTGGATTCATCCACATCAGATACTCGTTCATCCACCTTTGAACCGGATTCATCCACATCAAATACTCGTTCATCCACCTTTGAACCGGATTCATCCACCTCAGATACTCGTTCATCCACCTTTGAACTGGATTCATCTACCCCAAATACTCAAAATCTCCAATCCAGCCCTAATTACAAATTAGCCTGTCCCTAATCCCCAACGTCCAATTCTTATGCCAAACCCATCCAATAATTCATCATCCGCCTTCGCCATCCCAAAACCAACTGAATTTCACCTGGTGGAAGACACAAATGCCATCTTTCACCCTCAAACACAAAAAACATCTGAAGCAAACGATTGGTTTTACGGCACTGAGGAACTGCTAGATGCCTTACCAAAACTCTGGACGCGCTCCATGTTGTATTTACTGGTAGGCTTTGCTGGAATCATCTTACCTTGGGCAATGCTTTCTAAAGTTGATGAAACAGGGAGTGCTAGAGGGCGGATGGAACCTGAAGGAGCAACCCAAAAATTAGATAGTCCAGTTACTGGTAGCATTACCGCAGTCAATGTCAAAGAAGGCTCAACTGTAAAGGCAGGACAGATTTTAGTTCAATTAGAGTCTGATGTGCTGCGAACGGATTTGCAGCAGGTGCAGACAAAACTGGAAGGTTTATTGAATCGGCGATCGCAACTGGATCTTCTGAAAAACCAAATTATCTTGACTATTAACATCCAAGAGCAACAAAATAAATCCCAAGAATTAGAAAAACTTGCTCAAGTTAGTCAGGCACAGCAAAATCTAGATGCTAAACAGAGTACCTATAACTCACAAAGACTAGAAAAACTGGCTTTAGTACAACAAGCTAGCCAGAATATCAGTTCTACCAAAATTGCTCAAAAGTTAGCGAAGAGTCGTTTCAGCCGAGATGTCACAGAAGTTGCGCGTTATCGCCAGCTTGTGCGGCAAGGTGCAATTCCCCAAATCAAAGTTGTGGAATTAGAAAAGATTGCAGAAGAAAGTCAACGCTTACAGGAACAAGCAAAATCTGATATCACACAAGCAAAGTTGCGCTTCAAAGAAGAACTTAACCGCTATCAGTCGTTGATGAGTCAAGCCTTTTCAGATATTCAGCAGGCAAAACTTAGTCTGCAAGAACAGCAAAGCAGCTATCGCAGTGTGGTGCAAGCAGGTAGACTAGCGGTGCTGAAAAATCAGGAACAGCTTAAAGATTTACAAGGACAAATTACTAGCCTGCAATCAGAAATTGCTCAAACAGGAAGCCAGATTGCATCTTTACAGCTACAGATGCAGCAACGAATAGTGCGATCGCCTATTGATGGTACAGTTTTCGAGTTGCCTATCCACAAACCAGGATCTGTAGTTGAACCAGGACAGATGATTGCCCAAATTGCGCCCAACAATACTCCTTTGATTCTCAAAGCGCAGATGCCTAGCCAACAAAGCGGTTTTTTAAAGGTAGGAATGCCAGTTAAAATCAAATTTGATGCTTATCCCTTCCAAGATTATGGGGTAGTGCAAGGACGCGTTAGCTGGATTTCGCCTAACTCGAAAGTTCAAGCCGCTAATCAAGGTAACATCGAAACCTATGAGTTGGAAATCTCCCTACTTCAGCCCTATATCCAAACTGCCAACAAACGTATCCCTCTAACACCAGGTCAAACTGCAAGCGCAGAGGTGGTTATCCGCCAACGCCGGATTGTAGATTTTATTTTAGATCCGTTTAAGAAGTTACAACAAGGTGGTTTAGACCTATAGAAATTCGGTAAGTTACAGTAATTTTCAGGTAATTAAACCGTAGCTTAGAACATGAGCAACAAGATCCCCGACTTTTTTAATAAGTCGGGGTGAGCCTCATGGTTCAATTTCTATCAAGTATTGCTAACTTTTATTTAAGCAGTTATTTTTTTAACTTTTCATATATTTTATTGATATTCATAATTTAAATACAAAAATATTGATTTTATAAAAATCTTTTTGCAATGACACAAAATAAAATATTAAGGCTACTATTAGACAGAGGCAATAAATAATTAAATCTAAAAATATAGTATAGATGTAATTAATATTGTCCGATTAATCCTGATAATATCCTATTGATTTAGGTTAACCATTGGAGGAATTAGATTATGTCAAATGTATTGACTGTTTCTCCTGATGATATTCTTAACCACATAAAGCTTGCTTGCCAAATCCCTAATATATTAGAGTCGATCGCAACCCGAAAAATTATTGAACAGGAAGCGAAAAAAGCAGGTATTCAAATTGGTTTAGAAGAACTACAACGCGCAGCAGATAGCCTGCGTTTAGCCAACCAACTGCTTAAAGCAGAAGATACCTGGGCGTGGTTAGAAAAATATCATCTTTCTTTAGACGACTTTGAAGCAATAGCCGAAAACAACCTTCTCTCAGCCAAATTAGCAAATCATTTATTTGCAGACAAAGCTGAACAATTTTTTTATGCACATCAACTCGATTACATTGCAGCAGTTACTTATGAAGTTGTATTAGATGATGAAGATTTAGCGCTAGAACTATTTTATGCGCTGCAAGAAGGGGAAATTAGTTTTCAACAAATCGCCCGTCAATACATTCAAAATACCGAAATACGCCGGGCTGGAGGATATCAAGGAATACGTCTACGCACTGATTTTAGACCGGAGATTGCAGCAGCCATATTTGCTGCTAATCCCCCACAAATTCTCAAGCCAATAACTACTCCCAAAGGAGTGCATATAATTGCAGTAGAGGAAATCATTAAACCTCAATTAGACGAGCAAAGACGACTAAAAATCATCGGAGACTTGTTTACTAATTGGTTAAAGTCACAAACTGCTGCTATGGAAATAGTAACAAAGCTCACAAAGGATGTTAGTCCTCAAGTATCTAAAGATGTGTTAATACAGGCTTAATACCATCACCATCATTTGTGGTGGCTTTAGCGCTGTTCTGATTGCAACCAATCTTTTACGCAACGCAACCATGCTACTGTTCTAAGATAGGATTGCTACAAGTATTGACTTTAGGGGAGAGGTGACAGGTGATAGAGAATAATCTGCACCCAATCCCCTTTAAATATCAGTGTTTAATTTCCAAATTAAGTATGTAGCATCCTAACTGGACTTTTTCTGCCCACAATTCATATTCCAGACGTAAATGCTCTGGTAAAGGATGTCCATTGAGAGTTAGGCTACTAGTAAAATTTCGTAACCGAATAGGGTCATTAGGTTGCAACGACTCAGTTGGCAACCAATAGCGACTAATACCATAAACGCCCTGTTCCCAAAAGTGACGGTAACTCACTTGAGCGTTACCTTGCATAGTCATGATGACTCGATAAGGGGAAATCTCCAGCCACAAAATTCTCGGGCTGTTAGGGGCGTAAGCTTTGCTCTTACTTTGGGGAAGCGTATCCTCTGGACTTACGACACTCTCGACTTCGCAGCTGATTAGGGGCGGTGCAGTTAGCAGCAAATGGAATCTATCAGTATCTTTTTGATACAATGTCGCGGCAGTTTCGACAACAGACCAAATTGGTAGGTCAGTGGAAATAAGTGATAAGCACACGGGCTTGCGGTGATGAGTCAGCATGGGAGCGATAAGGGCTAAAAGCTATTGAACAAAGTGAAATGAACACTCTAGCTGTCTAATAAATCAGGATAAGGAACTAAATAGTAAAACAGGCTTAATATTAATGAATCCGCTAATTTGTTATTAAGCTACATGAATCCGCATATAAACAGGTGTAATGTCAGCTTAGACAGCAAAAGCGGTACTTTTTCTAGAGACAGCTAATTCGTAAGCAAAGCTTGTAAATATTCTAAGGCTATAGCCTTAAAAGAGTGAAAGTCGTTTTGGATGCTAAGAAACCTTCTTGAGGGAGACTTCCCGTAGCTTGAAGTAAGTTTCATACAGCAAAAGGTGATAGGATACTGGCAATAAGTCACCAGCAGTAAAAAACAAAGTCGCTGCTGAACTTTCGATCTATTCAAAAGCCAGTGTATCCTAATATCGGCTTCTGTTATAACCCAGAGACCGGAATTCAAAATGTAGTATGCATTTATTTTACAAAAATACCTTAAATATTTACTGAAAACGCTGAGTATAAATACTTAATGTAGCCTGGATTTGAGGTTAACGAACAACATTGCAGGCATAGCTAACTACTCGAAATTTATCTCGAATCTATTACAAAAAATCTCATTTAGGGAAAGTTAATATTCTTATAGAAATCCGATTTGATTTCTGTTTGCGCAGCGTGACTGACGTAGCTATAATTATTTGCATGGTGCGCGAAGCGCGATAGGAAGGCAACAGTTAAGAAGCCTCTTTGAGCTATACTAAATTTTTTCAAAAATCAAATATGAGTCCTATATAATTAAATGTATTAATTTATATCTCAAAGATGGAAAATATCTAATTATTATGGGTATTTAATTTCTTACCTCGCTGAAGGGCGATAAAAATATGTTTATGCTAATATTCCT
The Nostoc punctiforme PCC 73102 genome window above contains:
- a CDS encoding peptidylprolyl isomerase, coding for MSNVLTVSPDDILNHIKLACQIPNILESIATRKIIEQEAKKAGIQIGLEELQRAADSLRLANQLLKAEDTWAWLEKYHLSLDDFEAIAENNLLSAKLANHLFADKAEQFFYAHQLDYIAAVTYEVVLDDEDLALELFYALQEGEISFQQIARQYIQNTEIRRAGGYQGIRLRTDFRPEIAAAIFAANPPQILKPITTPKGVHIIAVEEIIKPQLDEQRRLKIIGDLFTNWLKSQTAAMEIVTKLTKDVSPQVSKDVLIQA
- a CDS encoding HlyD family efflux transporter periplasmic adaptor subunit, with product MPNPSNNSSSAFAIPKPTEFHLVEDTNAIFHPQTQKTSEANDWFYGTEELLDALPKLWTRSMLYLLVGFAGIILPWAMLSKVDETGSARGRMEPEGATQKLDSPVTGSITAVNVKEGSTVKAGQILVQLESDVLRTDLQQVQTKLEGLLNRRSQLDLLKNQIILTINIQEQQNKSQELEKLAQVSQAQQNLDAKQSTYNSQRLEKLALVQQASQNISSTKIAQKLAKSRFSRDVTEVARYRQLVRQGAIPQIKVVELEKIAEESQRLQEQAKSDITQAKLRFKEELNRYQSLMSQAFSDIQQAKLSLQEQQSSYRSVVQAGRLAVLKNQEQLKDLQGQITSLQSEIAQTGSQIASLQLQMQQRIVRSPIDGTVFELPIHKPGSVVEPGQMIAQIAPNNTPLILKAQMPSQQSGFLKVGMPVKIKFDAYPFQDYGVVQGRVSWISPNSKVQAANQGNIETYELEISLLQPYIQTANKRIPLTPGQTASAEVVIRQRRIVDFILDPFKKLQQGGLDL
- a CDS encoding helix-turn-helix domain-containing protein — its product is MSENFSQEKAFECYDMHESKFLTPFQRKALLKNLQANLQPEYRRRIEIMLLADKGKSQSQICEILSCSQEMARYWIGLAEAGLAHKWNERPIGRPKTVNDQYIERLKELVSNSPREYGYAFSCWTAQWLSKHLANEFGIAITDRHVNRLLKKMGLSTKRKKSCPQETDKNKDTSITICDLQSNSEPSLHWSFNLIQTNN
- a CDS encoding peptidase domain-containing ABC transporter; the encoded protein is MPSAFSQQYLAEQITQVLGNSLSKEELDTCLEGLKIVEPQVAKQFWQATTTNTGIYIVLSGKVRLLDSSNNLITTLFSGSSFGELTLFPEKEFSPYVARASANLKLCYINQETLQEVIRTSLSVRDRLLRRAEVWDLLLLCCYNSLIGHNGSVEETFKALSLFERHNLESGSLSANLTKDIKLWLLYRGELLDSHGQRLTPGNIHVNPKDGSLQVAQSAIAYSLSNADWQTALQHWPQLAELIDSQEPQTVLESEDFGLGTRKNSSQSPIPITPYPQRGHHLPQSPIPNIEPKQKQRKQRPYFPSPKVKAGHWLGRLTKRYPFFEQQSASDCGASCLVMISRYWGKRFNVNRIRDLTNVSRSGASMRGLTAAAESIGFSTRPVKASFDKLAQQPLPAIAHWEGKHYVVVYEVNKKRVIIGDPAIGQRTLTASEFKAGWTGYALLLQPTDLLKETQEATTAFWQFFDLVKPHSQVLLEVFLASVLIQVFGLVTPLFTQLLLDRVIVQGSTLTLNAVGLGLLIFGFFRVALNGLRQYLLDHTANRLSLTLLVGFIKHTFRLPLAFFESRYVGDIVSRVQENQKIQRFLTGEALSIGLDLMTVFVYLALMFWYSWQMALFSLAIVPPFVFLALVATPFLRRISREVFNASAKENSYLIQSLTGIRSVRSMAIEQTVRWHWEELLNNVIKKTFSGQVISNQLQIFSSSIESLVTTGLLWFGAWQVIQNQLTIGQLIAFNMLLGNVIRPFQRLVVLWNQLQEVIISTERINDVLEAEPEEDLQFQPRQSLSSLRGHIVFENVTFRYHPESEINVLENLSFEIKPEQTIAVVGRSGSGKTTLSKLILGLYLPTDGKILIDGQDVTNISLRSLRSQIGVVDQDTFLFGGTIQENISIAHPEVSQEEIIEAARLAGADEFIKLMPMGYETQIGEGGGMLSGGQRQRLAIARALLGNPCFLIFDEATSHLDAESERIIQHNLTKILQGRTSLIIAHRLSTVRNADLILVLDRGILVESGTHEQLIAKKGHYFYLNQQQLAQTG